The following proteins are co-located in the Pseudomonas sp. DY-1 genome:
- a CDS encoding FMN-dependent NADH-azoreductase gives MPRVLLLECSPNDQASPGGQLAREMARRIHPKAEVIVRNLVSEPLPPLCAGYAEAVVGKSDCADEHFAISEQLIGELERSHYLLISTPMHNYMVPAALKLWLDYVVRIRRTFEIHNGQREGLLEDRPTFVVLSSGGHYLGAKAKQMDFLSPYLRHVLGIIGLHHVEYIHLQGLADGDEAVAAALQQARERLSFNPVFAPEPFPDVVL, from the coding sequence ATGCCACGCGTCCTTCTGCTCGAATGCAGCCCCAATGACCAGGCCTCGCCCGGCGGCCAACTGGCCCGGGAAATGGCCCGGCGCATCCATCCAAAGGCCGAGGTGATCGTCCGTAACCTGGTGAGTGAACCGCTGCCGCCCCTTTGTGCGGGTTACGCCGAAGCGGTGGTGGGCAAGTCGGATTGCGCGGACGAGCACTTCGCCATTTCCGAGCAGTTGATCGGCGAGCTGGAGCGCAGCCATTACCTGCTGATCTCCACACCGATGCACAACTACATGGTGCCGGCGGCGCTGAAACTCTGGCTGGATTACGTCGTGCGCATCCGTCGCACCTTCGAGATCCATAACGGCCAGCGCGAGGGTTTGCTGGAGGACCGGCCAACTTTCGTGGTGTTGAGTTCCGGCGGGCACTACCTGGGCGCCAAGGCCAAGCAGATGGATTTCCTCTCGCCCTACCTGCGCCATGTGCTGGGCATCATCGGCCTGCACCATGTGGAGTACATCCACCTGCAGGGCCTGGCCGACGGCGACGAAGCGGTGGCCGCTGCCCTGCAGCAAGCGCGGGAGCGCCTTTCGTTCAATCCGGTCTTCGCCCCCGAACCCTTCCCGGATGTGGTGCTGTAG
- a CDS encoding DUF2214 family protein, producing the protein MGQAVAAYLHFLSIFVLFALLTLEHRLFKLPLDLERARSLVRVDMTYGVAAGAVLVTGLARVFWYDKGVDYYLNNSMFHAKMGLFALIALLSGFPTFVFLNWRNALKAGQVPEVSPGKAKAVIMVIRLELLLALLMPLFAVLMARGYGVIGN; encoded by the coding sequence ATGGGACAAGCTGTCGCCGCTTACCTGCATTTCCTGTCGATTTTCGTGCTGTTCGCCCTGCTCACCCTGGAGCACCGTCTGTTCAAGTTGCCGCTCGACCTGGAGCGCGCCCGCAGCCTGGTGCGCGTCGACATGACCTATGGCGTGGCCGCCGGCGCAGTGCTGGTCACCGGCCTGGCGCGGGTTTTCTGGTACGACAAGGGCGTGGACTACTACCTGAACAACTCGATGTTTCACGCGAAGATGGGCCTGTTCGCACTGATCGCCCTGCTTTCAGGCTTCCCCACTTTCGTTTTCCTCAACTGGCGCAATGCACTGAAAGCCGGCCAGGTACCTGAGGTCAGCCCCGGCAAGGCCAAGGCGGTGATCATGGTTATCCGCCTGGAGCTGTTGCTGGCGCTGCTGATGCCGCTGTTCGCGGTGCTGATGGCGCGCGGCTATGGCGTGATCGGCAACTGA
- a CDS encoding sensor domain-containing diguanylate cyclase: MLAAPCHPDEKRRLLALQNLEVLDTPAEHYLDTLVRLTRDLFNVATVLISLIDRDRQWFKARIGLDASETPRNISFCGHAILQDDLLLVEDARRDPRFADNPLVLGPPYLRFYAGQPIYSSDGQPIGTLCLLDPTPRPFSRFDRTRLHDLATLAQGYLQMRMLSQQTLHLREAVNREQRKAQVDPLTQLWNRSGFNQLFPLEQAKLLGSDLRLGVIYCDLDHFKKVNDQHGHAAGDQVLWESARRMSAALRPQDLLARLGGEEFVALVAVHEEAELMQVAERLRRAIEQDPIALEGLALAQTASFGATLVQAGDTQANVLDRADRGLYLAKQNGRNRVEYLARQG, from the coding sequence ATGCTGGCCGCCCCATGCCACCCCGACGAAAAACGCCGTTTGCTGGCCCTGCAGAACCTGGAAGTGCTCGACACGCCCGCCGAACACTACCTGGACACCTTGGTACGCCTGACCCGCGACCTGTTCAACGTGGCCACTGTGCTGATCAGCCTGATCGACCGCGACCGCCAGTGGTTCAAGGCCCGCATTGGTCTGGACGCAAGCGAAACGCCGCGGAACATTTCCTTCTGCGGCCACGCGATTCTCCAGGACGACCTGCTACTGGTGGAAGATGCCCGGCGCGACCCCCGCTTTGCGGACAATCCGCTGGTGCTTGGCCCGCCTTACCTGCGTTTCTATGCCGGACAGCCGATTTACTCCAGCGACGGCCAGCCCATCGGCACGCTTTGCCTGCTGGACCCGACGCCCCGCCCGTTCAGCCGTTTCGACCGTACCCGCCTGCACGACCTGGCCACCCTCGCCCAGGGCTATCTGCAAATGCGCATGCTCAGCCAGCAGACCCTTCACCTGCGCGAAGCGGTGAACCGTGAGCAGCGCAAGGCCCAGGTGGACCCGCTGACCCAGCTGTGGAACCGCAGCGGCTTCAATCAGCTCTTCCCGCTGGAACAGGCCAAACTGCTGGGCAGCGATCTGCGTCTGGGCGTGATCTACTGCGACCTGGACCACTTCAAGAAGGTAAATGACCAGCATGGCCACGCCGCTGGCGACCAGGTGCTATGGGAAAGCGCCCGACGCATGAGCGCGGCGCTGCGCCCCCAGGACCTACTGGCACGCCTGGGAGGCGAAGAGTTCGTCGCCCTGGTGGCCGTGCACGAAGAGGCGGAACTGATGCAGGTGGCCGAGCGCCTCCGCCGCGCCATCGAGCAGGACCCCATCGCCCTGGAAGGATTAGCCCTGGCGCAGACCGCCAGCTTCGGCGCAACCCTGGTGCAGGCCGGTGACACCCAGGCCAACGTGCTGGATCGGGCCGACCGCGGGCTGTACCTGGCCAAGCAGAATGGCCGCAACCGGGTGGAGTACCTCGCCCGGCAAGGATGA
- a CDS encoding MATE family efflux transporter, protein MSLFLDAWRHTPTHRKVWALAAPMILSNISVPLVALVDSTVVGHLPHAHQLAAVAVGSTLYMLLLGVLGFLRMGTTGFAAQAAGRADGGTLRQVLLQGLGLALGLALLLGLLAVPFSDLALKLMNPSTELDTLTREFFHLRLLGLPAALANYALVGWFLGTQNARAPLAILLGTNLANIALALWFVLGLDWGVAGAARAAVIAEWSGALIGLALTRGALLRYPGRIGWPALKLWRNWRPLLAVNRDIFIRSLALQLVFFLLTVQGTRMGDATVAANALLLNGLLVTAYALDGLAHAVEALCGHAIGAGDRPALRRSLLVAGGWSLLASLAFVLFFAVAGGLFIDMQSDIAAVREVAHTYLPYLALLPLIAVWSYLLDGLFIGATRAREMRDAMLLAVTLSLPLGWGLQFLGNHGLWLAFLAFMALRGVSLGAAAWRLQKHDAWFARPHG, encoded by the coding sequence ATGAGCCTGTTCCTCGACGCCTGGCGGCACACCCCGACCCATCGAAAAGTCTGGGCACTGGCTGCCCCGATGATCCTCTCGAACATTTCTGTGCCCCTGGTCGCCCTGGTGGACAGCACAGTGGTTGGCCACCTGCCCCACGCCCACCAGTTGGCCGCAGTGGCAGTGGGCAGCACGTTGTACATGCTGCTGCTCGGCGTGCTGGGCTTCCTGCGCATGGGCACCACCGGGTTCGCCGCCCAGGCCGCCGGCCGTGCGGACGGTGGCACCTTGCGCCAGGTGTTGCTGCAGGGGCTGGGCCTGGCGCTAGGGCTGGCGCTGCTGCTGGGCCTGCTGGCGGTGCCCTTCAGCGACCTGGCCCTGAAGTTGATGAACCCATCCACCGAGCTGGACACGCTGACCCGCGAGTTCTTCCACCTGCGCCTGCTCGGTCTTCCGGCGGCGCTGGCCAACTATGCCCTGGTCGGCTGGTTCCTCGGCACCCAGAACGCCCGCGCGCCGCTGGCCATCCTGCTGGGAACCAACCTCGCCAACATCGCCCTGGCGCTGTGGTTCGTCCTCGGTCTGGACTGGGGTGTAGCCGGCGCGGCACGGGCGGCAGTGATCGCCGAATGGAGCGGCGCGCTGATCGGGCTTGCGCTTACTCGCGGCGCCCTGCTGCGTTATCCCGGACGCATCGGCTGGCCTGCGCTGAAGCTGTGGCGCAACTGGCGGCCACTGCTGGCGGTGAACCGCGACATTTTCATCCGCTCCCTGGCGCTGCAGCTGGTGTTCTTCCTGCTGACCGTGCAGGGCACGCGGATGGGCGATGCCACGGTGGCGGCAAACGCCCTGCTGCTCAACGGCCTGCTGGTCACCGCTTACGCCCTGGATGGCCTGGCTCACGCGGTCGAGGCCCTGTGCGGCCACGCCATCGGCGCCGGTGATCGCCCGGCATTGCGCCGTTCGTTGCTGGTGGCCGGCGGCTGGTCGCTGCTGGCAAGCCTGGCCTTCGTGCTGTTCTTCGCCGTCGCTGGCGGGTTGTTCATCGACATGCAGAGCGATATCGCGGCAGTACGGGAAGTCGCGCACACCTACCTGCCCTACCTGGCGCTGTTGCCGCTGATCGCGGTCTGGAGCTACCTGCTGGACGGTCTTTTCATCGGTGCCACGCGAGCTCGCGAAATGCGCGACGCCATGCTGCTGGCAGTCACCCTTAGCCTGCCGTTGGGTTGGGGGCTACAGTTTCTCGGCAACCACGGACTCTGGCTGGCCTTCCTCGCCTTCATGGCGTTACGCGGGGTCAGCCTCGGCGCCGCTGCCTGGCGTCTGCAGAAGCACGACGCTTGGTTCGCCCGCCCTCATGGATAA
- a CDS encoding alpha-2-macroglobulin translates to MPKKGLLLAVVLSLLSACDSSTPEQAASKSPPAEIEQAARPAVDTAALAKRYAGRELKVIDVSEVQLDGASALSVTFSVPLDPEQTFAERLHLVDSKDGKVDGAWELSDNLMELRLRHLEPKRKLVLTIDPGLRAVNDARLADEHITRLETRDLQATVGFASRGSLLPTRLAEGLPVIALNVDKVDVDFFRVKSESLPGFLARWGKRGALDVWEARELLKMADLVYSGRFDLKPARNTRETLLLPIANLEPMKQPGVYLAVMKESGSYAYSNPATLFTLSDIGLSAHRYSDRLDVFTQALEGGAAQADIALELLDGEGRVLAEGKTDGKGHAEIPLAPKAEVLIARKDEQTSLLRLSAPALDLAEFDIAGPASHALQFFVFGPRDLYRPGETVLLNALLRDADGRAVKDQPVTVEVRRPDEQVSRRFVWEAGEGGFYQYQLPLAAEAPTGRWQLLFDLGDGKPQLYEFLVEDFLPERMALELKGSDQPFAPTDNARFQVSGRYLYGAPASGNRLTGQLYVRPLREAVKALPGYQFGSVTEGELAQDIEVDETQLDADGKTELSIDTRWAEAKSPLQLILQASLQESGGRPITRRLVQPVWPADRLPGVRALFDGEETDADSVAEFELLVADPEGNKLAADNVKVRLVRERRDYYWNYSESDGWTYHYNEKYLNLSEEQVQVAAGGTAKVSFPVEWGPYRVEVEDPATGITSSLRFWAGYRWQDNAEGGAVRPDQVKLALDKPGYAAGDTAKVTVTPPSAGSGYLLVESAEGPLWWQPIDVPAEGKSFDIPVAKEWARHDLYVSALVIRPGERKASVTPKRAVGLLHLPLERAPRKLALTLSAPEKMRPKQPLKIQVQAKNADGSVPKSVNVLVAAVDVGILNITSYATPDPFASLFGRKAYGADQLDVYGQLIEAGQGRLASMAFGGDAALAGGGKRPQTSVTIVALQSAPVTLDDQGQGEISVDIPDFNGELRLMAQAWTDERYGMAEAKTVVAAPLVAELAAPRFLAGGDQTTLALDLTNLSGKPQRLDIELESAGQLDLTQSGGTQAVPVQLADGQRTTLRIPVRAVGGYGQGQFKVTVNGLELPGENLPPFSREWTLGVRPAYPAQLRQFRAVLKGDSWSLPAGTLDAYEPDGREALLQLSSRPPLNLGEQVRALKAYPYGCAEQTTSGLYPSLYADAASLKRLGLEGEPDDARRKSIDLGIERLLGMQRYNGSFGLWSADSEEEYWLTAYVTDFLLRARDQGFAVPPEALKKASERLLRYLQERSLIEVSYSQNADHTRFAVQAYAGYVLARSQQAPLGALRSLWERRADARSGLPLVQLAVAFQLMGDAPRADQALELGLRIQRDSHDWLADYGSPLRDQALILALLEEHDLAAGVREQRLFDLADLVAGERWLSTQERNALYLAGRGLLGKPEPNWSAQLSAGGQQRELSNQMPGIKLDGALLVEPLNIASTGAEPLYQQLTLSGYPLAAPAAGGENLSIRREFLGANGERLDLNALDSGELVLVHLTIEAKERVPDALVVDLLPAGLELENQNLAQSAASLDDASGAVKEWQKSMQNAAIKHQEFRDDRYVAALDVGEYGTTHLLYLARAVTPGKYRVPPPTVESMYRPNWQALGDAPEQLVVRGK, encoded by the coding sequence ATGCCGAAGAAAGGACTACTTCTGGCCGTGGTGCTGAGCCTGCTCAGCGCCTGCGATTCCTCCACCCCCGAGCAAGCGGCGAGCAAGTCGCCACCTGCCGAAATCGAGCAGGCAGCGCGCCCGGCCGTCGACACCGCGGCCCTGGCCAAGCGCTACGCCGGCCGTGAGCTGAAAGTGATCGATGTGTCCGAAGTGCAGCTCGACGGCGCCAGTGCGCTGTCGGTGACCTTCTCTGTGCCGCTGGACCCGGAGCAGACGTTCGCCGAGCGCCTGCACCTGGTGGACAGCAAGGACGGCAAGGTGGACGGCGCCTGGGAGCTCTCCGACAACCTGATGGAGCTGCGCCTGCGTCACCTGGAGCCCAAGCGCAAGCTGGTGCTGACCATCGACCCCGGCCTGCGTGCGGTGAACGACGCGCGTCTCGCCGACGAACACATCACCCGCCTGGAAACCCGCGACCTGCAAGCGACCGTCGGCTTCGCCAGCCGTGGTTCGCTGCTGCCCACGCGCCTCGCCGAAGGCCTGCCGGTGATCGCGCTGAACGTCGACAAGGTGGATGTGGACTTCTTCCGCGTGAAGTCCGAATCCCTGCCGGGCTTCCTCGCCCGCTGGGGCAAGCGCGGCGCCCTGGACGTGTGGGAGGCTCGCGAGCTGCTGAAGATGGCCGACCTGGTCTACTCCGGTCGCTTCGATCTCAAGCCCGCGCGCAATACACGCGAGACCCTGCTGCTACCCATCGCCAACCTCGAGCCGATGAAGCAACCGGGTGTCTACCTGGCGGTGATGAAAGAGTCAGGCAGCTACGCCTATTCCAACCCGGCGACGCTTTTCACCCTGAGTGACATCGGCCTTTCCGCCCACCGCTACAGCGACCGCCTGGATGTTTTCACCCAGGCCCTGGAAGGTGGCGCCGCGCAAGCCGATATCGCCCTGGAGCTGCTGGACGGCGAGGGGCGCGTGCTGGCCGAAGGCAAGACCGACGGCAAGGGTCACGCCGAAATCCCCCTGGCGCCCAAGGCCGAGGTACTGATCGCCCGCAAGGACGAGCAGACCAGCTTGTTGCGCCTGTCCGCACCCGCGCTGGATCTGGCCGAGTTCGACATCGCCGGTCCGGCCAGCCACGCCCTGCAGTTCTTCGTCTTCGGCCCGCGCGACCTCTATCGTCCGGGTGAGACCGTGCTGCTCAATGCGCTGCTGCGCGATGCCGATGGCCGGGCGGTGAAGGACCAGCCCGTCACCGTCGAAGTACGCCGCCCCGATGAACAGGTCAGCCGCCGCTTCGTCTGGGAAGCCGGAGAGGGCGGTTTCTACCAGTACCAGTTGCCGCTCGCCGCCGAGGCGCCTACCGGTCGCTGGCAACTGTTGTTCGACCTGGGCGATGGCAAGCCGCAGCTCTACGAATTCCTCGTGGAAGACTTCCTGCCTGAGCGCATGGCGCTGGAACTCAAGGGCAGCGACCAGCCCTTCGCGCCCACTGATAATGCCCGCTTCCAGGTCAGTGGCCGCTACCTCTATGGCGCGCCGGCCTCGGGCAACCGCCTGACTGGCCAGCTCTATGTGCGACCGCTGCGCGAAGCGGTGAAGGCGCTGCCCGGCTACCAGTTCGGATCGGTGACCGAGGGCGAACTGGCGCAGGACATCGAGGTGGACGAAACCCAGCTCGATGCCGACGGCAAGACCGAACTGAGCATCGACACCCGCTGGGCCGAGGCCAAATCGCCCTTGCAACTGATCCTCCAGGCCAGCCTGCAGGAATCCGGCGGCCGCCCGATCACCCGTCGCCTGGTGCAGCCTGTGTGGCCGGCCGATCGCCTGCCGGGCGTGCGTGCATTGTTCGATGGTGAGGAGACCGATGCCGACAGCGTGGCCGAGTTCGAGCTACTGGTCGCCGACCCCGAAGGCAACAAACTGGCCGCCGACAACGTCAAGGTGCGCCTGGTGCGCGAGCGTCGCGACTACTACTGGAACTACTCCGAGAGCGACGGCTGGACCTACCACTACAACGAGAAGTACCTGAACCTCTCCGAAGAGCAGGTGCAGGTAGCGGCCGGCGGTACTGCGAAGGTCAGCTTCCCGGTGGAGTGGGGCCCCTATCGCGTGGAGGTGGAAGACCCGGCCACCGGTATCACCAGCAGCCTGCGCTTCTGGGCCGGCTACCGCTGGCAGGACAACGCCGAAGGCGGCGCGGTACGGCCCGACCAGGTGAAACTGGCGCTGGACAAGCCGGGCTATGCCGCTGGAGACACCGCCAAGGTCACTGTTACGCCGCCCAGCGCGGGTAGCGGTTACCTGTTGGTGGAATCCGCCGAGGGCCCGCTGTGGTGGCAACCCATCGACGTGCCCGCCGAAGGCAAGAGCTTCGACATTCCGGTCGCCAAGGAGTGGGCGCGCCACGACCTCTATGTCAGCGCCCTGGTGATCCGCCCCGGCGAGCGCAAGGCCAGTGTCACGCCCAAGCGCGCCGTGGGCCTGCTGCACCTGCCGCTGGAACGGGCACCGCGCAAGCTGGCGCTGACGCTCAGCGCGCCGGAGAAGATGCGGCCCAAGCAGCCACTGAAGATCCAGGTGCAGGCGAAGAACGCCGATGGCAGCGTGCCGAAGTCGGTGAACGTTCTGGTGGCCGCGGTGGACGTGGGCATCCTCAATATCACCAGCTATGCCACGCCCGATCCCTTCGCCAGCCTGTTCGGCCGCAAGGCCTACGGCGCCGACCAGCTCGACGTCTACGGCCAACTGATCGAAGCCGGACAGGGCCGCCTGGCGAGCATGGCCTTCGGTGGCGACGCGGCGCTGGCCGGTGGCGGTAAGCGCCCGCAGACCAGCGTCACCATAGTCGCCCTGCAGAGTGCGCCGGTCACCCTGGATGATCAGGGGCAGGGCGAAATCAGCGTCGACATTCCCGACTTCAATGGTGAGCTGCGCCTGATGGCCCAGGCCTGGACCGACGAGCGCTACGGCATGGCCGAGGCGAAGACGGTGGTGGCTGCGCCGCTGGTGGCGGAACTCGCTGCGCCGCGTTTCCTCGCCGGTGGCGACCAGACCACCCTGGCGCTGGACCTCACCAACCTCTCCGGCAAACCCCAGCGGCTGGACATCGAGCTGGAAAGTGCCGGCCAACTGGACCTCACCCAGAGCGGCGGTACCCAGGCCGTGCCGGTGCAGCTCGCCGACGGCCAGCGCACCACCCTGCGTATCCCCGTGCGTGCCGTAGGTGGCTATGGCCAGGGTCAGTTCAAGGTGACAGTGAATGGCCTGGAGCTTCCTGGCGAGAACCTGCCGCCGTTCAGCCGTGAATGGACGCTCGGCGTGCGACCGGCCTATCCGGCCCAGCTCAGGCAGTTCCGTGCGGTGCTCAAGGGCGATAGCTGGAGCCTGCCGGCTGGAACCCTGGATGCCTACGAGCCCGATGGCCGCGAGGCCCTGCTGCAGCTTTCCAGTCGCCCGCCGCTGAACCTCGGTGAACAGGTCCGCGCGCTCAAGGCCTATCCCTACGGTTGTGCCGAACAGACCACCAGCGGACTGTACCCGTCGCTGTACGCCGACGCCGCGTCCCTCAAGCGGCTCGGCCTGGAGGGCGAGCCGGACGACGCGCGCCGAAAATCCATCGACTTGGGAATCGAGCGCCTGCTGGGCATGCAGCGCTATAACGGCAGCTTCGGCCTGTGGAGCGCCGACAGCGAAGAGGAATACTGGCTGACCGCTTACGTCACGGACTTCCTCCTGCGCGCCCGCGACCAGGGCTTCGCCGTGCCACCGGAAGCCCTGAAAAAAGCCAGCGAACGCCTGCTGCGTTACCTGCAGGAGCGCAGCCTGATCGAGGTCAGCTACAGCCAGAATGCCGACCACACCCGGTTCGCCGTACAGGCTTATGCCGGCTATGTCCTGGCGCGCAGCCAGCAGGCGCCGCTGGGCGCACTGCGCAGCCTCTGGGAACGCCGTGCCGATGCCCGCTCCGGTCTGCCGCTGGTGCAACTGGCGGTAGCCTTCCAGCTGATGGGCGACGCACCACGCGCCGATCAGGCCCTTGAACTGGGACTGCGGATTCAGCGTGACAGCCACGACTGGCTGGCCGACTACGGCAGCCCTCTGCGCGACCAGGCGCTGATCCTGGCCCTGCTGGAAGAGCACGACCTCGCTGCAGGCGTACGCGAGCAACGCCTGTTCGACTTGGCCGACCTGGTAGCCGGCGAGCGCTGGCTGTCCACCCAGGAGCGCAACGCACTCTATCTGGCGGGACGTGGCCTGCTGGGCAAACCCGAACCGAACTGGAGCGCACAGCTCAGCGCGGGCGGTCAGCAGCGCGAGCTGAGCAACCAGATGCCGGGAATCAAGCTGGATGGCGCCCTGCTGGTCGAGCCGCTGAACATCGCTTCCACCGGTGCCGAACCGCTGTACCAGCAACTCACCCTCTCCGGGTATCCGCTGGCCGCTCCGGCCGCAGGCGGCGAAAACCTGTCGATCCGCCGTGAGTTCCTCGGCGCGAATGGCGAGCGCCTCGACCTCAACGCCCTGGACAGCGGTGAACTGGTGCTGGTGCACCTGACCATCGAAGCGAAAGAACGGGTGCCTGATGCCCTGGTAGTGGACCTGCTGCCCGCCGGCCTGGAGCTGGAAAACCAGAACCTCGCCCAGAGCGCCGCCAGCCTCGATGACGCCAGCGGTGCGGTGAAGGAGTGGCAGAAGTCCATGCAGAACGCCGCCATCAAGCACCAGGAGTTCCGTGACGACCGCTATGTAGCGGCCCTGGATGTCGGCGAATACGGCACCACCCACCTGCTGTACCTGGCCCGCGCGGTCACCCCGGGCAAGTACCGCGTTCCGCCGCCCACGGTGGAATCCATGTACCGCCCGAACTGGCAGGCCCTCGGGGATGCGCCGGAGCAACTGGTGGTAAGAGGCAAGTAA